One Ignavibacterium album JCM 16511 genomic region harbors:
- the apbC gene encoding iron-sulfur cluster carrier protein ApbC has protein sequence MRDITKSTILSSLKKLNFDGFNPNILTLNSIQSLEQSDNELNIKMSFAAQTNQELLKQKFEEQLKKDFPSLKKVKIELQTRSISSNISKHNDPKKDAILPGVKNTIAVASGKGGVGKSTVAVNLAVALAKDGAKVGLIDADIYGPSVPLMLGVKDKPKVYQAENSVRMLPLENYGVKFISIGVLVDDKAPIIWRGPMASGAIKQFMTDVEWGELDYLIFDLPPGTGDIQLTLVQTIPLTGAVIVTTPQEVSLIDARKALMMFNRVNVPVLGVIENMSYFIAPDTGKKYDIFGSGGGERISNELKVEFLGGIPIDPRIREGGDNGIPMVYDQPDSEYAKIMMDISRKLTEQVNIRNANQDDKIEIIL, from the coding sequence ATGCGTGATATTACAAAAAGTACAATTTTAAGTTCACTAAAGAAATTAAACTTCGATGGATTCAATCCGAACATACTAACACTTAATTCTATTCAATCGCTCGAACAGAGTGATAATGAATTAAACATTAAGATGTCTTTTGCTGCCCAAACGAATCAGGAACTGTTAAAGCAAAAGTTTGAAGAACAATTAAAAAAGGATTTTCCGTCGTTAAAGAAAGTAAAAATCGAATTGCAGACGAGAAGTATTTCTTCCAACATTTCTAAGCACAACGACCCTAAGAAAGATGCAATTCTGCCGGGCGTAAAAAACACAATTGCAGTTGCAAGCGGCAAAGGAGGTGTTGGTAAAAGTACCGTAGCCGTTAATCTTGCAGTCGCATTAGCTAAAGATGGCGCAAAGGTCGGATTAATTGATGCAGATATTTATGGTCCAAGTGTTCCGCTTATGCTCGGAGTTAAAGACAAACCTAAAGTTTATCAGGCAGAAAATTCTGTTCGGATGCTTCCGCTTGAAAATTATGGTGTTAAATTTATTTCAATAGGCGTACTCGTTGATGATAAAGCGCCGATAATCTGGCGAGGTCCGATGGCAAGCGGTGCAATAAAACAATTTATGACAGATGTTGAATGGGGTGAACTTGATTATCTGATTTTTGATCTTCCTCCCGGAACCGGCGATATTCAATTAACTTTAGTTCAAACAATTCCATTAACAGGAGCTGTTATTGTTACTACTCCGCAGGAAGTATCTTTAATTGATGCCCGCAAAGCTTTAATGATGTTCAACCGTGTTAATGTTCCGGTGCTTGGAGTAATTGAAAATATGAGTTACTTTATTGCGCCAGACACCGGAAAAAAATATGATATTTTCGGAAGTGGTGGTGGTGAAAGAATTTCCAATGAACTTAAAGTTGAATTTCTTGGCGGTATTCCAATTGACCCAAGAATCAGAGAAGGTGGAGATAACGGAATACCGATGGTTTATGATCAACCTGATTCTGAATACGCAAAAATTATGATGGATATTTCCAGAAAACTTACTGAACAAGTGAATATCCGTAATGCAAATCAGGATGATAAGATCGAGATTATACTTTAA
- the ppk1 gene encoding polyphosphate kinase 1, whose protein sequence is MTAKELLKKYGKPENFINRDLSWIEFNRRVLQEALNPDLPLLEKVKFVSIFSSNLDEFYMIRVSGIKEQIAANVLEPSIDGLTPREQLQKIEKCLQPLLKQLYDLWTNNIVPSLRENNIILHEYDELSKEEQKILTDYFKKEIFPVLTPLAFDPGRPFPYISNLSLSLAVLIRKPNGENHFARVKVPNILPRLLQIDDILEPNKRKTVNGGFKARFVWLGDLIKANIHLLFPGMEIIDTHKFRITRDTDIELQEDEADDLLSVIEENIRQRRFGSVVRLEVAQKMPDFMLETLMENLQITKDDVHQFDGPLGLSDVMILYKLPVHHLKEKPFYPVIPKELNEEEDFFALIRQRDIMLHHPFHSFTPVVDFIKKAAEDPDVLAIKQTLYRVGTDSPIVKALIEAADRGKQVAVLVELKARFDEENNIYWARELEKVGVHVVYGLVGLKTHAKMTLIVRKEFDGVKRYVHLSTGNYNVVTAKLYTDIGLFTCDEEICSDVSDVFNYLTGYSQQKEFRKLFVSPLNTREKILKLIAREIANKKSGKPAHIIMKMNSLVDPPIIAALYEASNAGVKVDLIVRGVCSLVPGVKGLSENIQVRSIVGRFLEHSRIFYFKNDGNDEVYLSSADMMQRNLDRRIEATFPVENKNLKEDIINNVLSVYLKDNVKARELHSDGSYHFVKPQDGAARINSQEWLMNYATKVTTQVKKAIRNK, encoded by the coding sequence ATGACTGCTAAAGAATTATTAAAAAAATACGGGAAACCTGAAAACTTTATCAACAGAGATTTAAGTTGGATTGAGTTTAACAGAAGAGTTCTTCAGGAAGCTCTTAATCCTGATTTGCCTTTACTCGAAAAGGTAAAGTTTGTATCAATCTTCTCTTCTAATCTTGATGAATTTTATATGATACGAGTTTCGGGAATTAAAGAGCAGATTGCTGCAAATGTACTTGAACCTTCAATTGACGGACTTACACCAAGAGAACAACTTCAGAAAATTGAAAAATGTCTGCAGCCGTTGTTAAAACAACTTTATGATCTCTGGACGAATAATATTGTTCCTTCTTTGCGTGAGAATAATATAATTCTTCACGAGTATGATGAGCTATCAAAAGAAGAACAAAAAATTCTTACAGACTATTTTAAGAAAGAAATATTTCCGGTTTTAACTCCGCTGGCATTTGATCCTGGCAGACCTTTTCCATACATCTCAAATTTAAGTTTAAGTCTTGCAGTTCTGATACGCAAACCAAACGGAGAAAATCATTTCGCTCGTGTAAAAGTTCCGAATATTCTCCCGCGATTACTTCAGATAGATGATATCCTTGAACCAAACAAACGAAAAACCGTTAACGGCGGATTTAAAGCTCGTTTTGTATGGCTTGGTGATTTGATTAAAGCAAATATTCATTTGCTTTTTCCAGGTATGGAAATAATAGACACACATAAATTCAGAATTACAAGGGATACTGATATTGAACTTCAGGAAGATGAAGCAGATGATTTGTTAAGTGTTATTGAAGAAAACATCAGACAAAGAAGATTCGGCAGTGTTGTCAGATTAGAAGTCGCTCAGAAAATGCCGGACTTTATGCTGGAAACTTTAATGGAAAATCTTCAAATAACAAAAGATGATGTTCATCAATTTGATGGTCCGCTCGGTTTGAGTGATGTAATGATTCTTTATAAACTTCCGGTTCATCATCTTAAAGAAAAACCTTTCTACCCTGTTATACCAAAAGAGCTTAATGAAGAAGAAGATTTTTTTGCTCTGATTCGTCAGCGGGATATAATGCTTCATCATCCTTTTCATTCTTTTACACCTGTAGTTGACTTCATAAAAAAAGCTGCTGAGGATCCTGATGTGCTTGCAATAAAACAAACACTCTATCGTGTCGGAACAGATTCACCAATTGTGAAAGCATTGATTGAAGCAGCTGATAGAGGAAAACAGGTTGCTGTGCTGGTTGAACTTAAAGCACGATTTGATGAAGAGAATAATATTTACTGGGCTCGCGAGTTGGAAAAAGTCGGAGTTCATGTTGTTTATGGTCTGGTAGGATTAAAAACTCACGCTAAAATGACTTTGATTGTGAGAAAAGAATTCGATGGCGTAAAAAGATATGTTCATCTCTCTACCGGAAATTATAATGTTGTTACTGCAAAACTTTATACTGATATTGGACTTTTCACCTGCGATGAAGAAATCTGTAGTGATGTATCTGATGTTTTTAATTATCTGACAGGTTATTCACAACAAAAAGAATTCAGAAAACTTTTTGTATCACCACTTAACACCCGTGAAAAAATTCTGAAGCTTATAGCAAGAGAAATTGCGAATAAAAAGTCAGGTAAACCCGCGCACATAATAATGAAAATGAATTCGCTTGTTGATCCGCCAATTATTGCAGCTTTGTACGAAGCTTCTAATGCGGGAGTTAAAGTTGATTTAATTGTTCGCGGAGTTTGTAGTTTAGTACCCGGTGTTAAAGGTTTAAGTGAAAATATTCAAGTAAGAAGTATTGTTGGACGATTTCTTGAACACAGCAGAATTTTTTATTTCAAAAATGATGGCAATGATGAAGTCTATCTAAGCAGTGCTGATATGATGCAAAGAAATCTTGACAGAAGAATAGAAGCAACATTTCCCGTTGAGAATAAAAATCTAAAAGAGGATATAATCAATAATGTTCTGTCTGTTTATCTGAAAGATAATGTGAAAGCCAGAGAACTTCATTCGGATGGAAGTTATCATTTTGTAAAACCTCAGGATGGAGCTGCAAGAATAAATAGTCAGGAATGGTTAATGAATTATGCTACAAAAGTAACTACCCAGGTTAAGAAAGCAATAAGAAACAAGTAA
- a CDS encoding TrkH family potassium uptake protein yields the protein MISGIPFSLYYDDNDVIVLLLTGMSTSLLGALVWFFTRDADKSDIGKREGYLIVTSGWIIMSLFGAIPFVIHGSIPSYVDAFFEVMSGFTTTGATILTDIESLPHGLLFWRSITQWIGGMGIIVLSLAILPLLGIGGMQLYAAEVPGITKDKFHPRVKETAKRLWGIYVIFTALETILLMIAGMTFFDAINHSFTTLATGGFSTKNSSTAYYSSPFIQYIFIVFMFLAGTNFTLHYFALHRNFSFLKTNDEFKAYSIFIIISSVLIMIIHHPHLNLSLEEKFRQSLFHVVSLVTTTGYVSSDYENWAIFSRMIFFVLLFIGGCAGSTGGSIKIVRHYLLFKNGFLELKRLIHPRAVIPVRVNGKAILPEIISNVQAFFILYILIFVLSSIILSISGLDFLTSIGASATCLGNVGPGIGTVGPVANFSHLPDLAKIILSFLMLVGRLELFTVLVIFSPSFWKK from the coding sequence ATGATTAGCGGAATTCCCTTTTCTCTTTACTACGATGATAATGATGTGATTGTTCTTCTTCTCACCGGAATGTCAACTTCACTTCTTGGAGCATTAGTATGGTTCTTCACACGAGATGCTGATAAATCTGATATCGGGAAACGCGAAGGATATCTGATTGTAACTTCGGGCTGGATTATCATGTCTTTATTTGGTGCAATTCCATTTGTCATTCATGGCTCAATTCCATCTTATGTTGATGCATTTTTTGAAGTGATGTCAGGTTTTACAACAACCGGTGCAACAATTCTTACTGATATTGAATCATTGCCGCATGGTTTACTTTTCTGGCGCTCAATTACTCAATGGATTGGCGGAATGGGAATAATAGTTCTTTCTCTTGCAATACTTCCTTTGTTGGGAATTGGTGGAATGCAGCTTTATGCTGCTGAAGTACCTGGAATTACTAAAGATAAATTCCATCCACGAGTTAAGGAAACTGCAAAACGACTTTGGGGTATTTATGTAATATTCACAGCTCTTGAAACAATTTTGTTAATGATTGCCGGAATGACTTTTTTCGATGCAATTAATCATTCATTTACAACATTGGCTACAGGAGGATTCTCAACCAAGAATTCAAGCACTGCATATTATTCAAGTCCATTTATACAATATATTTTTATTGTATTTATGTTTCTTGCAGGAACAAATTTTACTCTGCACTATTTCGCTTTACACAGAAACTTCAGTTTTCTTAAAACTAATGATGAGTTCAAAGCATATTCTATTTTTATTATCATCTCATCTGTTCTGATAATGATTATCCATCATCCTCATTTAAATCTTTCTTTGGAAGAGAAATTTCGTCAATCACTGTTTCATGTTGTTTCGCTGGTTACGACAACAGGTTATGTTTCTTCTGATTATGAAAACTGGGCAATATTTTCAAGAATGATTTTTTTTGTTCTTCTGTTTATCGGCGGATGTGCTGGTTCAACCGGCGGCTCAATAAAAATTGTAAGGCATTATCTGCTCTTTAAAAATGGATTTCTTGAATTGAAAAGATTAATTCATCCTCGAGCAGTAATTCCTGTGAGAGTCAACGGTAAAGCAATTCTTCCGGAAATAATTTCAAATGTTCAGGCATTTTTTATTCTGTACATTCTGATATTTGTATTATCATCAATAATACTTTCAATTTCAGGATTGGATTTTCTCACATCAATTGGCGCAAGTGCTACCTGTCTTGGTAATGTTGGACCTGGAATCGGAACAGTTGGTCCGGTTGCAAATTTTTCTCACTTACCTGATTTAGCAAAAATTATTCTTTCATTTTTAATGCTTGTCGGAAGACTTGAACTTTTTACAGTTCTTGTAATTTTCTCTCCTTCATTCTGGAAAAAGTAA
- the trkA gene encoding Trk system potassium transporter TrkA, with protein MRVIIAGMGDVGYQLAKQLSSENNDIVAIDLDHDRLHYTDQMADILTIEGSSTSIKILEDAQIDKADLLVAVTSSEEVNIATAILGKKLGAKKTVARISNAEYLDPRHGVNFSELGIDFMIYPEELAALETVNLINRTAATDIIEFENGKLQVIGLKLDKNAPVIHKTLSEISKQYSSFDFRVVAIYRNFRTIIPKGNDKFLPNDQIFVISKSEALETVLRLAGKENIKFDNIMILGGGKIGRRVASLLSNKMTVKLIDSNPEKAFELADELPNTLVIQGDGRDIDLLAQEGIIDVDAFIAVTEDAETNIITCLMAKHLGVKKVIALVDKVEYVPLTQTIGLDSLINKKLIAANNIVRFIKKGEIISYSSLEGIDAVVLEFIAQPGSKITEDNIADSDFPKDAIIGGFIRKNESFIALGGSKINAGDKVVVFSLPEAVGKIEKFFK; from the coding sequence ATGCGAGTTATCATTGCCGGAATGGGAGATGTCGGCTATCAGTTAGCTAAGCAATTATCAAGCGAAAACAATGATATCGTTGCCATAGATCTTGACCACGACCGGCTTCATTACACTGATCAAATGGCTGATATTCTTACTATCGAGGGCTCTTCGACCTCAATTAAAATTCTGGAAGATGCTCAGATTGATAAAGCTGATTTATTAGTTGCGGTTACTTCTTCTGAAGAGGTTAACATTGCAACGGCAATTCTCGGTAAGAAACTTGGAGCCAAAAAAACTGTTGCAAGAATTTCAAATGCTGAATATCTGGACCCAAGACACGGAGTAAATTTTTCAGAGCTTGGAATTGATTTTATGATTTATCCCGAAGAACTCGCAGCTCTCGAAACAGTAAATCTGATAAACCGAACCGCAGCAACTGATATAATTGAATTTGAAAACGGCAAGTTACAAGTAATTGGATTGAAGCTGGATAAAAATGCACCTGTGATTCATAAAACACTTTCTGAAATCAGTAAACAATATTCTTCATTTGATTTTCGTGTTGTAGCCATCTACAGAAACTTCAGAACCATTATTCCAAAAGGTAATGATAAATTTCTTCCTAATGATCAGATTTTCGTAATTTCAAAATCAGAAGCTCTGGAAACAGTACTTAGACTTGCCGGTAAAGAAAATATAAAATTTGATAATATAATGATTCTTGGCGGCGGAAAGATCGGAAGAAGAGTTGCTTCTCTGTTAAGCAATAAAATGACTGTGAAACTTATTGACTCAAATCCTGAAAAAGCGTTCGAGCTTGCTGATGAACTTCCAAACACACTTGTTATTCAGGGCGATGGCAGAGATATAGATTTACTTGCTCAGGAAGGCATTATTGATGTTGATGCATTCATTGCTGTTACAGAAGATGCAGAAACAAATATCATCACATGTCTGATGGCTAAACATCTCGGTGTAAAAAAAGTTATTGCGCTGGTTGATAAAGTTGAATATGTGCCACTTACACAAACTATCGGACTGGATTCACTGATAAACAAAAAACTTATTGCTGCAAATAATATTGTCCGGTTCATCAAGAAAGGTGAGATAATTTCTTATTCGTCTCTGGAAGGAATTGATGCAGTAGTTTTAGAATTTATTGCCCAGCCCGGTTCAAAAATTACAGAAGATAATATTGCTGATTCTGATTTTCCGAAGGATGCAATCATTGGTGGATTCATCAGAAAGAATGAAAGCTTCATAGCTTTGGGAGGCTCGAAAATTAATGCTGGTGATAAAGTAGTCGTTTTTTCTTTACCTGAAGCTGTCGGCAAGATTGAAAAATTTTTCAAATAA
- a CDS encoding 1,9-bis(guanidino)-5-aza-nonane synthase, protein MATKKDYLKEVVKHIDIKEHNVVKLVDDMGEMAFSARDLNRAAKIYEMMLKDDNCAVILTLAGSLFSAGLKKVVYDMVMNNMVDAIVSTGAIMVDQDFFEALGFKHYKGTKWVDDNELRDLHIDRIYDTFIDEDELRICDDTTAKIFDSMEPKAYSSREFMWEFGKYLEENGGPKCDDSVVYACYKKNVPVFIPAFSDCSAGFGLVIHQHNNPDKHVAVDSGKDFYELTKIKLHSKETGIFMIGGGVPKNFTQDIVVAADILMEEADMHKYAIQITVADERDGALSGSTLKEASSWGKVSTTYEQMVYSEATIAMPLIVGYAYHKGVWKNRKAREFHKIYQKENVTV, encoded by the coding sequence ATGGCTACTAAAAAAGATTACCTGAAAGAAGTAGTTAAACACATCGACATAAAAGAACATAATGTAGTTAAACTTGTTGATGATATGGGCGAAATGGCATTTTCAGCCCGCGACCTGAACCGTGCTGCAAAAATTTATGAAATGATGCTCAAAGATGATAACTGTGCTGTAATCCTTACTCTTGCCGGAAGTTTATTCAGTGCAGGATTGAAAAAAGTTGTTTATGATATGGTTATGAACAATATGGTAGATGCTATTGTTTCAACCGGTGCTATAATGGTGGATCAGGATTTCTTCGAAGCACTCGGTTTCAAACACTACAAGGGAACAAAATGGGTTGATGATAATGAATTAAGAGATTTACACATTGACAGAATCTACGACACATTCATCGATGAAGATGAACTTCGTATCTGTGATGATACAACAGCAAAAATTTTTGATAGTATGGAACCCAAAGCATATTCTTCAAGAGAATTTATGTGGGAGTTCGGAAAATATCTTGAAGAAAACGGCGGACCGAAGTGTGATGACTCTGTAGTTTATGCTTGTTACAAAAAGAATGTTCCTGTTTTCATCCCGGCATTCTCAGATTGCTCTGCAGGATTTGGTCTTGTAATTCATCAGCACAATAATCCGGATAAACACGTCGCTGTTGATTCAGGTAAAGATTTTTATGAACTGACAAAGATTAAACTGCACAGCAAAGAAACTGGGATTTTTATGATTGGCGGTGGAGTTCCGAAAAACTTTACTCAGGACATTGTAGTTGCAGCTGATATTTTAATGGAAGAAGCTGATATGCACAAATATGCAATTCAAATTACAGTTGCAGATGAAAGAGACGGTGCACTCTCAGGTTCAACACTTAAAGAAGCCAGTTCGTGGGGAAAAGTTTCTACGACTTACGAACAAATGGTTTACAGCGAAGCAACTATCGCAATGCCTTTGATAGTTGGATATGCCTATCACAAAGGTGTCTGGAAGAATCGTAAAGCGAGGGAATTCCATAAAATTTATCAGAAAGAAAATGTAACTGTTTAA
- a CDS encoding NAD-dependent epimerase/dehydratase family protein, producing the protein MKYLITGGSGFLGINLIRYLYERGHEITSLDIADFTYADMKDKIKIIKGDIRDKKIVEESLKGIDIVVHTAAALPLYKPEDIFSTDVDGTRNMLEAAFGADVKRFIHISSTAVYGIPDHHPLYEDDRLDGVGPYGKAKILAEEECLKFRAQGKCVPIIRPKSFIGPERLGVFALFYDWAKDGKGFPMIGNGKNRYQLLDVEDLCEAIYLCATLDEKIVNDTFNIGAKEFTTMREDYQAVLDYAGYGKKIVGLPEKPIIWTLRILEALKLSPLYKWVYETASKDSFVSIEKAERVLGFKPKYSNKDALIRNYQWYIDHLDEFKDQTGISHRVPWKQGILKLAKIFF; encoded by the coding sequence ATGAAATACCTAATCACTGGAGGTTCCGGATTCCTTGGAATAAATTTAATCCGTTACTTATACGAAAGAGGACACGAAATAACTTCTCTTGATATTGCTGATTTTACTTATGCCGATATGAAAGATAAGATTAAAATTATCAAAGGCGATATAAGAGATAAAAAAATTGTTGAAGAATCATTAAAAGGTATTGACATTGTAGTTCATACTGCTGCTGCTCTGCCGCTTTACAAACCTGAAGACATTTTTTCAACGGATGTTGACGGCACAAGAAATATGCTCGAAGCCGCTTTCGGAGCTGATGTGAAAAGATTTATTCATATTTCTTCAACAGCAGTGTATGGAATTCCTGATCATCATCCGCTTTATGAAGATGATAGGCTTGACGGAGTTGGTCCTTATGGCAAAGCAAAAATTCTGGCTGAGGAAGAATGTCTGAAATTCAGAGCTCAGGGCAAATGTGTTCCTATTATCAGACCAAAATCATTTATCGGTCCTGAAAGGCTTGGTGTATTCGCTCTGTTTTATGACTGGGCAAAAGATGGTAAAGGTTTCCCGATGATTGGAAACGGAAAAAACAGATATCAGCTTCTTGATGTAGAAGATTTATGCGAAGCAATTTATCTCTGCGCCACTTTGGATGAAAAAATTGTAAATGATACTTTCAACATTGGGGCAAAAGAATTCACAACAATGCGTGAAGATTATCAGGCAGTTTTAGATTATGCCGGTTACGGAAAGAAAATAGTTGGATTGCCCGAAAAACCTATTATCTGGACATTAAGAATTCTCGAAGCACTAAAACTTTCTCCGCTCTACAAATGGGTTTATGAGACTGCTTCAAAAGATTCATTTGTTTCGATAGAGAAAGCTGAAAGAGTTTTAGGATTCAAACCAAAGTATTCTAATAAAGATGCTCTTATCAGAAACTATCAATGGTATATTGATCATCTTGATGAGTTTAAAGATCAGACCGGTATTTCACACAGAGTTCCGTGGAAACAAGGAATATTGAAACTGGCAAAAATATTTTTCTGA
- a CDS encoding 6-bladed beta-propeller — protein MKLKLIITFIIVFGLVFILKFFFLNDTEKNKIYNIDESTSSPKILITVQSQKSNKRNIKELNVNLLKKINLDDLNILQPYKIYTADSNIIYILDFSIPCVKQLNLKTLKITVFGKGKGTGPGELLNPTDFAVDKNKNVWILDGAQNSVLKFDSKGNYLLSIKPNHLVYRVGINSQNKMYLISSSSKYLFHQFNENQHIKSFGEIISEQEKFAILLSGKLSVDSNDNLYFATNRSYLLFSYKPEGEFRFAINTIEGENLIPEPAAMSKDIIVLPKKFTNIDIINDANNIYLLNRDGVKGKSFIDIYSSQDGLYKYSYVFPYEIQTFSVLPDKLFLVDNFYLYIFNYQ, from the coding sequence GTGAAACTAAAATTAATTATAACATTTATAATTGTTTTTGGTTTAGTCTTTATCCTAAAGTTTTTCTTTTTAAATGATACAGAAAAAAATAAGATTTATAATATTGATGAAAGTACTTCTAGCCCGAAAATTTTAATAACTGTACAAAGCCAAAAAAGTAACAAAAGGAATATAAAGGAATTAAATGTAAATTTATTAAAAAAAATAAATTTGGATGATCTTAACATTTTACAACCGTATAAAATTTACACTGCTGATTCGAACATTATTTACATCTTAGATTTTTCCATTCCTTGTGTTAAACAATTAAATTTAAAAACTCTTAAAATAACAGTCTTTGGTAAAGGCAAAGGAACAGGTCCGGGTGAATTATTAAATCCTACGGACTTTGCTGTTGATAAAAATAAAAATGTTTGGATTTTAGATGGGGCTCAAAACTCCGTCCTAAAATTTGATAGTAAAGGAAATTATTTGTTAAGTATTAAACCAAATCACTTAGTTTACAGAGTTGGTATAAATAGTCAAAATAAAATGTACCTTATTTCATCATCGTCTAAATACCTTTTTCATCAGTTTAATGAAAATCAGCATATCAAATCTTTTGGGGAAATTATTTCCGAGCAAGAGAAATTTGCAATATTATTATCTGGTAAGTTAAGTGTTGATAGCAATGATAATCTTTATTTTGCTACTAACAGAAGTTATTTATTATTTTCATATAAGCCAGAAGGTGAATTTAGATTTGCCATTAATACCATAGAAGGAGAAAACTTAATTCCTGAGCCTGCGGCAATGAGTAAGGATATTATTGTTTTACCTAAAAAATTTACAAATATCGACATTATTAATGATGCAAATAATATTTATCTTCTAAACAGAGATGGAGTGAAGGGAAAAAGTTTTATTGATATATATAGCAGTCAGGATGGTCTGTATAAATATAGTTATGTTTTCCCTTACGAAATTCAAACATTTTCGGTTCTCCCGGATAAATTATTTTTAGTCGATAATTTTTATTTATACATATTTAATTATCAATAA
- a CDS encoding response regulator transcription factor — translation MGSNNNHFTKRELEILLLISECNKNRNIANKLCLSHHTVETHKSNLIKKLKLKNTTELAFYAVANKEKIKLQLEDITAKPNSAENIDGGGAI, via the coding sequence ATGGGAAGCAACAATAATCACTTTACAAAACGAGAACTTGAAATTTTATTACTCATTTCAGAATGCAATAAAAATCGCAACATTGCCAATAAGCTTTGTTTATCCCACCACACAGTAGAAACCCATAAATCAAATCTCATTAAAAAGTTAAAATTAAAAAACACAACCGAATTAGCCTTCTATGCTGTAGCTAATAAAGAGAAAATTAAATTGCAATTGGAGGACATAACAGCAAAACCAAATTCGGCTGAAAACATTGACGGGGGGGGGGCGATATAG
- a CDS encoding MauE/DoxX family redox-associated membrane protein: MKTILTSSEKVPLISRNVKQKFYTVSYYFIAVILLVSGVSKIINPENFIKVLNVTLGFLGENIVILIATILPVIEIALGLMLMLKIKVKEALIAVLYLFVAFTVFAIYGTIKGFNIDCGCFGSNVRNEFGVGMIVRNLVLLVVVLVLYEKEKWS; this comes from the coding sequence TTGAAAACAATATTAACTTCCAGTGAGAAAGTTCCTTTAATTAGTAGAAATGTAAAGCAAAAGTTCTATACAGTTTCATATTACTTTATAGCAGTTATTTTATTAGTAAGCGGTGTTAGTAAAATAATCAATCCAGAAAATTTTATTAAAGTATTAAACGTTACCCTTGGTTTCCTTGGTGAAAACATTGTTATCCTCATTGCCACAATATTACCCGTAATTGAAATTGCCTTAGGTTTAATGCTAATGCTAAAAATAAAAGTGAAAGAAGCACTGATTGCCGTTTTATACCTATTTGTAGCTTTTACTGTCTTTGCAATTTACGGCACAATTAAAGGATTTAATATAGATTGTGGTTGTTTTGGTAGTAATGTAAGGAATGAGTTTGGCGTTGGAATGATAGTAAGGAATTTAGTATTACTTGTTGTCGTTTTGGTTTTATATGAAAAAGAAAAATGGTCTTAG